From the genome of Arvicola amphibius chromosome 9, mArvAmp1.2, whole genome shotgun sequence:
AAATTTGGGGCCatcaagctgggcagtagtggcacacacccttaatcccagtgctcaggaggcagaggcaggtggatctctgtgagttcaaggccagcctggtctacagagctattttcaggacagctagagctgctacacagataaaccctagAGCCATCTTATTATATCAGagttccaagtgctgggatcataggcatgctccaccatgcctggctggtctgattacatgtatttatttagagtgtgtgtgtacacatgcagagATTAAAAGTTTTTTAAGTCAGCTCTCCTTTCATcaatcccagggattgaacttgggtcatctggTTTGCCAGCAAGCACTTTCATCTGCtttttacttatgtatataatgtatatgtgctTGTACACGTGTGCACATTCACATGTGGATGCCCTTGGAGTCGAGAAAAGGAAGCTGgaacttgggtgctgggaaacaaactcaggtcctctggaaaagcagcacattctctctctctctctctctctctctctctctctctctctctctctctctctctgttttttttgagatagggtttctttgtgaagccctgactatcctggaatctgctatgtagaccatgctggtcttgaactcacggaactcagcctgcctctacctctcagaaactgctgggattaaaggcgtgtgcctccatgcctggtactgcttttgtgttttgagagtGTCTTCTGTACACAAGGAGGtggaggataaccttgaatttctggtcttcctgcctcctgagtgctggggttattcctggtttcctttgttctttggtttttcaagacagggtttctctgtagctttggggcctgtgctgtaactagctctagtagaccagactggccttgaactcacagagatccacctgcctctgcttcccgagtgctgggattaaaggcatgcaccaccactgcctggcccattcctGGTTTTTGTAGTACTCGGGATCTAAACCAGGGctttatacatgctaggcaagcactctacctcaGTGCCTGGCAACACAACTTTAACATTGCTTCATTTATTAGCTGGGCCCTGAACCTGGAACCACTGCCTCGTCAATTGTTTCCTCTGGAaagtggaagagagggaaaagattaGATCCTCTAGGGGTGgggcttctctgtgtggtcctggggcATGATATTCAAGTGGGCAGGGCCCTCTTGTATCCCACATAGGGAACAGCAGCCTGGAAATCCCAGGCTGCCAAGGCTCTGAAGGTAATTAGAGTCTTGGGAAAGAAGAGTTACAGGCACTGGGGTGAGAGTGGGGAAACAACAGGGTTTTGGGGTACTgcaaaaatttggaagaaaaatccaatgaaaagcagaaaacatGCATGGGAGGCACAAATTTGctaatctttaattaaaaatatttattttatgtatgtgcgagtggtttgcctgtgtgtatgtacacgcaCCTGTGTGTGCTTGATGCCAGTGGGGTTCAGACAGCGCcagactctggaactggagttacaggtggctgggagccaccacatgggtgccaagagcagaggctggaacctctggaagagcagcaggtgctctaaaccactgagccatctctccaggcccccacgTTCCCTGATCTTGAGCTAAGCAGGTAGGGTGGCACAGGTCCCGCAGCCAGGCGACTACATTAAAATTCCATGTTAGGTAGAGTGACGGGGCAGGATCCTGTCACCCTGTCACAAaaccagcagcaacaacaaaaaacaaaacaaacctgctGCTACAGGTTCCTTTCGGGAGCATTCTTTCTTCCCAGTTCTCATCATTACCTGACAATTGCTCCTCTGCTCCATCCTTTCTGAGTCTAGTTGCCAGAGAAACGAGCCTGGCTCATCTTCATGACTCTCTCTGCTAATGACGTGCACAGGTTGACACATGCCGTAGCGTGACACACCATAGCATGACACGAGGGACCCAGAGTGACAGAAtgacacatacaggcacacagttaatccctcccacacacacacacactcatccaccCACCTGCAAACACAGTCCAGACACTCTTGAGTCAGGCTTCTGGACCTCTCTCCTTTCACAGCCCCCACCTCCTTTCTGATACACTGCTTTAAATGGTGACTGTAGCAAAAATGACTTCACGATCTCCCTGTCCTGAGCCAATTAACACGATTATTTGGAAAAGGCTCAAACGTCCTTCTTTTTCGAAGTTTCTGGATACACTAGAGCACAGGAGCACGCACCTTGGAATAGATGTTTGTTTCCGCTCGACCTCACACTGTGACACACGGACACTTGCACTCTCCTAACCCACACAACGGCAAACTGCTGCAGGGTTATGAGTTTCTCTTCACCACTAGCTCAGTTTGATCAGCCTACCCCTACACCCCACGCCCGGGAATCCCTGACCACAGCTCCACCCATGCGctgtctccctcttttccttctctgtcccgCCGTCGGGGTTCCTGGACTAGGAAGCATCTCTTGGGACGTCGCTGGCCAGACTACACAGCTTTCATCCCGCCAttcaggagaaggaagggaaaggaccatagtgtgtgggggggaaggaCAGGGTGACATCGATGGGACAGCCCCACCGCGTGGGGAGGCAATCCAGACTACAGACAGGTTGTCACTAAGCACTTTGTCTCCGCGCCCCCTGGCGGATACTGGTCCCCGACGGGCTCCGGATGCGAAGAGTGAGGCGGGCGCGCGTGGGAGGCCATCCCAAGGGGAGGGGTCGGCGGCCAGTGCAGACCTGGAGGCGGGGGCCACCAGGCAGGGGGCGGGGGTGAGCCCCGATGGCTAGTCCGTCAGCTCTTTGCTCAGACTGGCTAGAGCCACAACTCTGCTCGCTACTCATTGTCTGTGGCCCTGACCGGTGCGCCCTGGTGCCATAGTGCGGCCCGGAGGGGCAGCCTCTTCTCGTCATTGCAGTCAGAGCCGCAACTATAAGAGGCGGTGCCTCCCGCAGTGGCTGCTTCAGCCCAACAGCCAGGGCAGCAAACCATGCTGCCTGCGGCCCGCCTCCAGAGTTACTAGAGCCAGCCTGCGAACTCTCACCACTGCCCTCGCCGCCGCGTCCAGTCCCACCGTCGCGGGCAGCAACCAGAGTCGCCAGGACTGCAGCACAGAGCCGGCAAGGCCAGGCAGGCCATGGGGCTCTGGGTGCTGCTGCCCAGCTGGGTTTCTGCTACGTTGCTACTGGCACTGACCGCCCTGCCCGCAGCCCTGGCCGCCAACAGCAGTGGCCGATGGTGGTAAGTGAGCCAGTATGGGGTCGCCACTTGTTCTGGGGCACAGAGCCAGGAACCGGCCCTACCCAGCTCCCACGCTGTGAGGATCACCAACCCACAGACTCCCTCCTGCACTATGACTTCACCACATCCAGGGTGCTCTCACCTAAAACTAACCCAAAGACCAGCTCTGCTGAAGAGGGGCGAATCATTTGCAAGCAGAAGTTCAGATACACCAGAGCCCACCCCCATCTAATAAAACCCTTTCCCACTGAGCACAGGCTCACAGTGATGGGTATTTAGGTGTCCCTCGGGTCCTGAATCAAAGAACCAGTTACTAGCCTGGAAAAGAGGGAATAAAAAGATGGGATTCCTAAACATTTCAAGGTGGGCAAGGCTGCAGGCTTGATTCCTCTCAGGGGCTGCCTTGAAGGAAGATGGAAGAGCTAAGGAAGCCATGCATGGACTCATAGTGCCTTCCCTGTCCACTCACTAAACCTAGAGTTCCTGGGGCTCAGTTCTACCAAACTCAAGAGCCCGGTGCTCTCTTTAGGCACATAGGCCCAGGCAAGGACAGGGTTGGTACAGTCTGCATGGTTAATGTTCAGGCCCCCTTCCCCAGACTGAGCCCTTATGCATCCCTTCAGGGGCATCGTGAACATAGCCTCCTCGACAAACCTGCTAACGGATTCCAAGAGTCTGCAGCTGGTGCTAGAGCCCAGTCTGCAGCTACTGAGCCGCAAGCAGCGGCGACTGATCCGCCAGAACCCGGGGATCCTGCACAGCGTGAGTGGAGGGCTGCAGAGCGCAGTGCGAGAGTGCAAGTGGCAATTCCGGAACCGCCGCTGGAACTGCCCTACCGCTCCGGGGCCCCACCTCTTCGGCAAGATCGTCAACCGAGGTGGGTGCCCAGGAAAGCTACGCTTCCGGGATTAGGGGAAAAGCAGGGTCAGCTCCAGGGCATGGGCGGGCGAATGCAGGGAAGATGTCTCAGATGTCGCAGGGCTCCGCGATCAACCTGAGGATGGCCTGATGCCCTGTGCTAACGTAGGTCAGACTTAAGCACCAGGTTCTTTCCAGCTACGCATTTTGGGCATGATCTTTAACTTTTCTGAGCCACTGACCCACAGAAAGGGGAATTCCGGATCGTGGGCACTGGGCGACAGTTGCCCTTTTCCAGCCTCCCTCAAAGGTGCCTTGGGAAACTGCTCGCTGAGGGCCAGGGTTATGCTTCGCACTCAGCAAAGTTTGCACCTCCAACACCGCCCCGAGAGTTTGTCTGATAGAGATCTTGGCTATGCAGAGTTGATCTACTTGGGATATCTTCTTTGGAGCTGTCCCATTTACGCTCCAGATCCGAGTCTCAGTAAAGCACGGTGAGAAGTGTGTTCATGGATTCACGCACGCGCACCTGCTTTCTCTATGAGACCTGGAGACCAGCTTTTCAGCACTTCGGCCTGTCGGGTTGTCAGGACTCCAAGGGCCGAGTGGCCGGGTGTTGGACTGTAGGGTACCAAACCTTCCAAAGAGGGTGCTGACTCGGCCCCACGCGTTCTCTCAACTGGTGCGGGGTCGCTTCACCCACAGGCTGCCGGGAAACAGCATTTATCTTCGCAATCACCTCCGCCGGGGTCACACATTCGGTGGCGCGCTCCTGCTCCGAAGGCTCCATTGAGTCTTGCACCTGTGACTACCGGCGGCGCGGCCCTGGGGGTCCCGACTGGCACTGGGGGGGCTGCAGCGACAATATCGACTTCGGCCGCCTCTTCGGCCGAGAATTCGTGGACTCTGGGGAGAAGGGGCGGGATCTGCGCTTCCTCATGAACCTTCACAACAACGAGGCAGGGCGCACGGTAAGTCAGGTTGTACGCTGGAGCCAGCggcaggggagggggtggagtgCTGTAAAGGTCCAGGATGAGGCCAGAGGCACACGGAGAGGGCTTCCTGAGGGAGTGGGTGGCTCGCAGGGAAGACGGAGAAGAGGTGGTGGCTGAGGGCAACGGGATCCCTGATCTCATGACAGACTAGATTAGGTTAACAGGCTAAACAACACATAGAATGTATTGCTATGGCTCcattgcacatttgtttaaaataaaactgactcACTCATGTGGATGGAGCAGTGCTTGGCCAAGTATCCACATCTCAGCAAGCTATTTCTCACTTCCCCTCCCCTGGGCTTTGTTACACCTGGACCTTGGCTAAAGTTTCCACAGCATCCACTGATGAGGGCGGAGGGAGTGGAGTGGGTGAGGGTGTATGGGATGTTGACTGACCCTGCGatacttttccttccctcctcctccagacCGTGTTCTCTGAGATGCGACAGGAGTGCAAATGCCACGGAATGTCCGGTTCATGCACGGTGCGCACGTGTTGGATGCGGCTGCCCACGCTGCGCGCTGTGGGCGACGTGCTGCGCGACCGCTTCGACGGCGCCTCCCGCGTCCTTTACGGCAACCGGGGTAACAACCGCGCTTCGCGGGCTGAGCTGCTGCGCCTGGAGCCAGAAGACCCCGCGCACAAGCCGCCCTCCCCTCACGACCTTGTCTACTTCGAGAAATCGCCCAACTTCTGCACATACAGCGGGCGCCTGGGCACAGTCGGCACAGCCGGGCGTGCTTGCAATAGCTCGTCTCCCGCGCTGGACGGCTGCGAGCTGCTGTGCTGTGGCCGGGGCCACCGCACGCGCACGCAGCGCGTCACCGAGCGTTGCAACTGCACCTTCCATTGGTGCTGCCACGTCAGCTGCCGCAACTGCACGCACACGCGCGTACTGCATGAGTGTCTATGAGGCGCTGCGCCTCCGGGAACTCTCTTCGGTTCTCTGTCCCCTGACAAATTCGCTGGTACTCAAGACCCACCCTATTCGGCCACCCCAGCACCTCTAGCACATTCCCGAGGTTCACAGTGACCCATCTCTCCCACCTCCTACCTGGGGGCTTCTTAAACCACTTGCCTTAGGCAGCACTAACCCTTTTGCCATCCTGAGGGCCCTGCCCCAACCTACCTACCTCCCTCTTCGTGGGAGACCCCTTGTTGCACTGCCCACTGGCCAGGGGGTGAGAGGAGGTTTTTCTTCTCTTGGAGGAATGGGAGTCAGCTATGAGATGTTGCAGTCCCTGCTGTATTGGTCACCTTTCTATTCCCTTTTCTTCTAGTCTCTCAGCGTGCGTCCCTCAAGGCCCTTCCAGTTTCCAGCCAACACACCTGGGCGTCAGGGTCTTTCCCCTTCCACCTGTAGGTTCCAAGGTGACAGGGAGGGCGGCTGTGGTGATGTGGGAAACGAGGTTAGGAAACCGGGCAGAAAAACCTCAGTTCTCCTAGTTATGGAGCCACTGAACAGCTGCAAACCATGCCTCCCTCAGCCAcctcccaccccttcctgtcCTGCCTCCTCATCAGTGTGTAAATAATTTGCACTGAAACGTGGATACAAAGCCACGAGTTTGGTTATgtaaataaaactatttattgtGCTGGGTTCCAGCCTGGCTTGCAGAGAACACCTTCACCCCTACTCCTCTGTTCTGCCCTCGACCTTGTTGTTATCCAACCTTTTGTCTTTCACCCAATTTCTCAAAGATGCCCTTGCCCACCGGATCAGTATTTCCTTCCACTGTAGCTATTAGTGGCTCTTCGCCCCCACCAATGTATCTTTCTCTGAAGAATAAAATCACTATTTTTATCAATGACTCTGTTCCTTACATCCAGAACACAGCATGGTTTACACTGTCCGCTTACCCTCCAGGATACTTAACTTTCCTTAACCAGATAGAAGAGATATATTGTTGAAGAACTCCTCTCCTGGTCCTGAAAGAGGACCCAGAGAGTCTGACCCTTGGATGACCCTAACCATGGCCACTAGGGATCCAGGTCTCCTACCCAGGAGCCCTTGCAGGGCTCTCCCTACTATTCTGGCAGCAGCTGGCTTTGTGATGATTTGCCCCAACTTGATGGACACTCAGCAGACCAACAGTGTCGTCTCCTACCCGAAAGAGCTGGGAAATAGTTGCAATGGAATGATAGCTGTGACCAAgtcctgaaaaacagaaagaaaaagcccAAGCGGAAGGGTGCCATTGTCCCTGAGATAGATGTCTCTTTGGCTGGAGTCTGGGCCTTGGGTAGTGGAAAGACATATCTCCCGCACGTTTCCTAtaagatttgggttttttttgttgttgttgttttttgtttttttgagacagggtttctctgcagttttagagcctgtcctgcagctagctcttgtagaccaggctggtctcgaactcacagagatccgcctgcctctgcctcccgagtgctgggattaaaggtgtgcgccaccaccgcccggctctcctaTAAGATTTGGAGCTACCTTATGAGTATCTCAACTCTAGCCTTGAGGTAAGGAAGATCCAGGTAACAAGTCCTCGGCCCTAGACCTGGACCAGAAAGCTTAGGGACACtagcaaaaaaagaagaaaggagcagaGGGCATTAGTATCCAAACCGGAGTGAGCCTTAAAGTAGCacaaccaaaagaaaggaaacccaAGAGTGATTGTTCCACAGCCAAATCATTAAGCTAACAACTCCCACAGAGAACCAGGATGAGGGTTCCCTTATTAACAGTACCTACAGGACACCCAACTCCAAtcctgtcttcctgccttcctcagcAAACCAACTGTACCCTTACCCCTGACAAGGGAACAAGAATCCTTCCTAAACTCTACTGCCTGTTCTTCGCCATAGCCTCTTCCCCAAAAGAGGGGACCAGAAAGACAGCAATGGAAGCTACCAGAACACCTTTTCAAGAGCAATAACTGGTCTTCGTTGACTTGAgagtttcttcctcttcctagaGTCCTCTGCTGTCTTTGAAGGCTATCCTGGAGGGAATGAACTATGACCCCTTTGGTTCTGAATCAAGGCCTTCTCAACCCTGCAGTGacattcctttccctttctcttcattGGCAAAGCTAGAACCATCTCGGGTCTGATGAGTGGATCCAACTTTGGGGAGCAGGCATCTAAAAGGCCCTGGGTTTCCAATGAAGGTCATCCAGCAGAGAAGAGTCAATCCTAACCCAAGAAGAACTAATAACGCCTCAATTATCCCTAAGTAATAAGTTAGTGGGCTgtcccagggtgtgtgtgtgtatgctgtgtgtaaGCTTGGGTCACTGCTAGACAATACCCAGTATCAGGGAGAAGCAACAGGGTGGGAAAACCCAGGCCAGTTCTCCGATCACACTCACCTAATTCTTAACTCCAGGTTTGTGGACCTGAAAACTGGGGgtcctgagttctctctctctctctctctctctctctctcctctctcctctctctctcctctctctctctctctctctcgtgtgtgtgtgtgtgtgtgtgtgtgtgcacatgtccatgTGTTC
Proteins encoded in this window:
- the Wnt1 gene encoding proto-oncogene Wnt-1 translates to MGLWVLLPSWVSATLLLALTALPAALAANSSGRWWGIVNIASSTNLLTDSKSLQLVLEPSLQLLSRKQRRLIRQNPGILHSVSGGLQSAVRECKWQFRNRRWNCPTAPGPHLFGKIVNRGCRETAFIFAITSAGVTHSVARSCSEGSIESCTCDYRRRGPGGPDWHWGGCSDNIDFGRLFGREFVDSGEKGRDLRFLMNLHNNEAGRTTVFSEMRQECKCHGMSGSCTVRTCWMRLPTLRAVGDVLRDRFDGASRVLYGNRGNNRASRAELLRLEPEDPAHKPPSPHDLVYFEKSPNFCTYSGRLGTVGTAGRACNSSSPALDGCELLCCGRGHRTRTQRVTERCNCTFHWCCHVSCRNCTHTRVLHECL